The Streptomyces sp. B3I8 nucleotide sequence GGTCCTCCAGGCACTTGGCCGCGGTGGAGCGGCCGGCTCCGGACATGCCGGAGATGATCACCAGCTCGGGGATGGCCGTCTCGGGCGCCGCTGGCGCCCCGGCCGTGTCGCTGCCCGTACTCACCTGTGCTCCGTTGTCGTGACGTGTGCCGCGCGCTGGGGCGTGTGGCACGGGGGCCCGGTCGGCACCCGGGGCATTCTCCTGCGTTCCGCCGTGGACGGTCCCCTGCGGGGCGGTGGCCCCGTGCCCGGTGCCGTCGGGTGTTCCGTCAGGTGCGCTGCCGGGTGCGCTGTCGGGTGCGCTGTCGGGCATGGTGCCCTCGGGATCGTCTGCGCTGTGCTCGGTCATGTCTCCTGCCCCCGTCGTTCCTGCGAGGTGCCCGCGGACACGGGCTCCTGAGGAGGATCCGCCGGACCGGCGGGCTCCTCCTCTTCAATGATCTCTCCCGTCGCGGTGTTCACGGCGGGCGCGGCCGGGGTGGACCGGGCAAGGGCGACGGCGATGGTCTCGGCGGTCTTGCGGCCGATGCCCGGGACCTCCTGGATCTGGTCCAGGGTGGCGGCGCGCAGCCGCTTCACCGAGCCGAAGTGCTTGATCAGCGCCTGCTTGCGCGTCTCGCCGAGGCCCGGCACGTCGTCCAGCGGGCCGGAGCGCAGGCGCTTGGCCCGCTTGGCGCGCTGGTAGGTGATGGCGAAGCGGTGGGCCTCGTCACGTATGCGCTGGAGCAGGTAGAGGCCCTCGCTGGTCCGGGGCAGCACCACCGGATCGTCCTCGCCGGGCAGCCACACCTCCTCCAGCCGCTTGGCCAGTCCGCACACGGCGATGTCGTCGATGCCCAGCTCGTCCAGCGCCCGCTGGGCGGCCGCGACCTGGGGCTGCCCGCCGTCGACCACGACGAGCTGCGGCGGGTACGCGAACCGCTTGGGCCTGCCGTCCTCCTCGGTGAGCGCGGCCTCGCCGTCGGACCACTCCCCCGTCTTCTCCTTGTCGGCGAGGTAGCGACGGAAGCGGCGGCCGAGCACCTCGTGCATGGACCGGACGTCGTCCTGTCCCTCGAAGCCGCGGATCTGGAAACGGCGGTACTCGCTCTTGCGCTGCAGTCCGTCCTCGAAGACGACCATGGAGGCCACGACGTCCTCGCCCTGCAGGTGCGAGATGTCGTAGCACTCGATGCGCAGCGGAGCGCTGTCCAGACCGAGCGCCTCGGCGATCTCCTCCAGGGCGCGCGAGCGGGTGGTCAGGTCGGAGGCGCGCTTGGTCTTGTGCAGGACGAGTGCCTGCTGGGCGTTGCGCTGCACCGTCTCCATGAGCGACTTCTTGTCGCCGCGCTGCGGGATGCGCAGCGAGACGTTCGAGCCGCGACGGGCGGTGAGCCACTCCTGGACGGGTTCTATCGGATCCGGCAGCGCGGGGACGAGGACCTCCTTGGGCACCGAGTCGCCCGTCTCCTCGCCGTAGAGCTGCTGCAGGGCGTGTTCGACGAGGGCGCCGGTGGTGACGTCCTCCACCTTGTCGGTGACCCAGCCCCGCTGGCCGCGGACCCGGCCGCCGCGTACGTGGAAGATCTGGACGGCGGCCTCCAGCTCGTCCTCCGCGACCGCGATGAGGTCGGCGTCGGTCGCGTCGGCGAGCACGACCGCGTTCTTCTCCATGGCCTTCTTCAGGGCCCCGATGTCGTCGCGCAGCCGGGCGGCCCGCTCGTACTCCATCTCCTCGGCCGCCTCCGTCATCCGCGCCTCGAGGCGGCGGATGTACGTGCCCGTGCGGCCGGTCATGAAGTCGGAGAACTCCTCGGCCAGTTCCCGGTGGTCCTCGGCGGAGATCCGCTCCACGCAGGGCGCCGAGCACTTGCCGATGTAGCCGAGCAGACAGGGGCGGCCGGTGCGGGCGGCGTTCTTGAACACCCCGGCGGAGCAGGTGCGCACGGGGAAGACACGCAGCAGCAGGTCGACGGTGTCACGGATCGCCCATGCGTGCGCGTAGGGGCCGAAGTAGCGCACGCCCTTCTTCTTGTGACCGCGCATCACCTGCACGCGCGGGTACTCCTCGTTCATCGTCACCGCGAGGTAGGGGTAGCTCTTGTCGTCGCGGTACTTGACGTTGAACCGGGGGTCGTACTCCTTGATCCAGGAGTACTCCAGCTGCAGCGCCTCCACCTCCGTGGACACCACAGTCCACTCCACGGACGCGGCGGTGGTGACCATGGAGCGCGTGCGCGGGTGGAGGCCCGCCAGGTCCTGGAAGTAGTTGGCCAGGCGCTGGCGCAGGCTTTTGGCCTTCCCGACATAGATCACCCGGCGGTGCTCGTCGCGGAAGCGGTACACCCCCGGGGAGTCCGGGATCTGGCCCGGCCTGGGGCGGTAGCTGGAGGGATCGGCCATGTCACACACCCTACTGGCGGGCACCGACAGCCGGCCGTGGTGTGCCGGGCCGCGCCCGCCACGGGTGGGGCCCCGGCCGGGTTCTCGACCGCCCCTCGGCCAGGTTGTCGATCGAACCCCGGCCAGGTGTCGACCGGACCTCGGCCAGGTTCCGCACTCTTGTTGTCCTTACATGGTCAACACGCTTCAATGCGGGGAAACCCCCCGGGCCTCCGGAAGACGGCGTTCCCCCTCGGTGCCCCGGCGCCCTGCGCCCGTCGCCGCGCCCGGCCCCCGCGC carries:
- the uvrC gene encoding excinuclease ABC subunit UvrC, producing MADPSSYRPRPGQIPDSPGVYRFRDEHRRVIYVGKAKSLRQRLANYFQDLAGLHPRTRSMVTTAASVEWTVVSTEVEALQLEYSWIKEYDPRFNVKYRDDKSYPYLAVTMNEEYPRVQVMRGHKKKGVRYFGPYAHAWAIRDTVDLLLRVFPVRTCSAGVFKNAARTGRPCLLGYIGKCSAPCVERISAEDHRELAEEFSDFMTGRTGTYIRRLEARMTEAAEEMEYERAARLRDDIGALKKAMEKNAVVLADATDADLIAVAEDELEAAVQIFHVRGGRVRGQRGWVTDKVEDVTTGALVEHALQQLYGEETGDSVPKEVLVPALPDPIEPVQEWLTARRGSNVSLRIPQRGDKKSLMETVQRNAQQALVLHKTKRASDLTTRSRALEEIAEALGLDSAPLRIECYDISHLQGEDVVASMVVFEDGLQRKSEYRRFQIRGFEGQDDVRSMHEVLGRRFRRYLADKEKTGEWSDGEAALTEEDGRPKRFAYPPQLVVVDGGQPQVAAAQRALDELGIDDIAVCGLAKRLEEVWLPGEDDPVVLPRTSEGLYLLQRIRDEAHRFAITYQRAKRAKRLRSGPLDDVPGLGETRKQALIKHFGSVKRLRAATLDQIQEVPGIGRKTAETIAVALARSTPAAPAVNTATGEIIEEEEPAGPADPPQEPVSAGTSQERRGQET